The following are from one region of the Brienomyrus brachyistius isolate T26 chromosome 13, BBRACH_0.4, whole genome shotgun sequence genome:
- the si:dkey-29p10.4 gene encoding E3 ubiquitin/ISG15 ligase TRIM25, protein MAGMGAAMETAADVRPPTCPVCGHSCSEPSTLRCGHCFCTNCIQELWSGSPTGPYYCPECRDEYRKLPAFAREDVDPPQQRNVAEQGYEFSASPASSPTAGGPAVTCHYCPATAMGRPAAMTCLVCGASMCVEHLQPHLESPVFQNHPLVEPLADISQWRCQEHQEMNKIFCRDCGTCVCTVCTVIGVHRGHACISVSEAEKELREKLKSQLKTAQKQERVVRNRVDLLTQKKEDVQLLLDSARSRVQEQYAAMREALELEELQAVQSLNREESWVMGCVGQKLSLQTDLLKDMQLAVSSLKKLMYDKERSRMQDQAFITEYNKITKSLSGIPEPAEDSEPDGVDKYRLQQLQAWAARRVGEVKLSMPSRDALRLLYGTVPSLNPDTAHPKLVLSEKNRKVTYSEDPQPYPELAARFSVFPQVLGSRCHEAGRVYWEVEVSSEGRWRVGVCEALIERKGGDNPSRLGYNRHSWCLFGERNKVEVLHDTVTTHLGDSSPQRVGVYLDLEVGSLSFYSVTEGGDLALLHSFQHTFTQPLYPALAVSKTQLTFCNLFQPTDDD, encoded by the exons ATGGCTGGAATGGGGGCTGCGATGGAAACTGCGGCTGACGTTCGCCCCCCGACGTGCCCTGTATGTGGCCATAGTTGTAGCGAGCCCAGCACGCTGAGATGCGGCCACTGCTTCTGTACCAACTGCATCCAGGAGTTATGGAGCGGCTCCCCGACGGGCCCCTACTACTGTCCGGAGTGCAGGGACGAATACAGGAAGCTGCCCGCTTTCGCGAGGGAGGACGTGGATCCGCCGCAGCAGCGCAACGTTGCAG AGCAGGGATATGAATTTTCAGCCTCTCCTGCCAGCTCACCCACCgctggtggccctgcagtgaCCTGCCATTACTGCCCCGCCACTGCAATGGGGCGGCCTGCGGCCATGACGTGCCTGGTGTGCGGGGCCTCCATGTGCGTGGAGCACCTGCAGCCGCACCTGGAATCGCCCGTGTTCCAGAACCACCCGCTGGTGGAACCCCTGGCGGACATCTCCCAGTGGCGCTGCCAGGAACACCAGGAGATGAACAAGATCTTCTGCCGCGACTGCGGCACTTGCGTGTGCACCGTGTGCACCGTCATCGGGGTCCACCGTGGCCATGCCTGCATCAGTGTCTCTGAGGCTGAGAAGGAGCTGAGG GAGAAGTTGAAAAGTCAGCTGAAGACGGCGCAGAAACAAGAGAGAGTAGTGCGGAACAGAGTCGATTTGCTCACACAGAAGAAGGAGGATGTTCAG CTGCTTCTGGACAGTGCTAGAAGCAGGGTGCAGGAGCAGTACGCGGCCATGCGAGAAGctctggagctggaggagctgcaggccGTGCAGAGCCTGAACCGGGAGGAGAGCTGGGTGATGGGCTGCGTCGGGCAGAAGCTGAGCCTCCAGACGGACCTCCTGAAGGACATGCAGCTTGCTGTGAGCAgcctgaagaagctgatgtatgACAAGGAAAGGTCCCGTATGCAAGACCAGGCGTTCATCACG GAGTACAACAAGATAACAAAAAG CCTGAGTGGAATACCCGAGCCGGCAGAGGACTCCGAGCCTGATGGGGTGGACAAATATCGGCTGCAGCAGTTGCAGGCCTGGGCCGCGCGGAGGGTTGGGGAGGTGAAGCTGTCGATGCCCAGCAGGGATGCTCTGCGTCTGCTCT ATGGGACTGTTCCGTCTCTGAACCCAGATACAGCTCATCCGAAACTGGTGCTGTCTGAgaagaacaggaaggtgacgtaCAGCGAGGACCCGCAGCCGTACCCCGAACTCGCGGCTCGCTTTAGCGTCTTCCCACAGGTGCTGGGCAGCCGGTGTCACGAAGCGGGCCGGGTCTACTGGGAGGTTGAGGTGTCGAGCGAGGGCCGCTGGAGGGTGGGAGTTTGCGAGGCACTGATCGAGCGGAAGGGAGGTGACAACCCCAGCCGACTGGGATACAACCGCCATTCCTGGTGTCTGTTTGGGGAGCGGAATAAGGTGGAGGTCCTGCACGACACGGTGACTACCCACCTCGGGGACAGCAGTCCACAGAGGGTTGGGGTTTACCTGGATCTGGAAGTGGGCTCCCTGTCCTTCTACAGCGTCACCGAGGGTGGTGACCTAGCCCTACTGCATAGCTTCCAGCACACGTTCACACAGCCACTCTACCCCGCGCTGGCGGTCTCTAAAACACAGCTCACCTTCTGCAATCTGTTCCAGCCGACTGACGACGACTAG